In a genomic window of Punica granatum isolate Tunisia-2019 chromosome 6, ASM765513v2, whole genome shotgun sequence:
- the LOC116211210 gene encoding uncharacterized protein LOC116211210 isoform X1, with protein MMEQAREELQKLESQHPKRFATLKMELKSFISLLESNSSGRLCYTDGSVSSLPPCSTATTQAASTCRKRKVVGFREPNNKAAEMEMEMEEEDADTTFMNKKKRRDSVETVLERARLCLRKIRELKTSFS; from the exons ATGATGGAGCAGGCAAGAGAAGAGTTGCAGAAGCTCGAATCGCAGCACCCGAAACGTTTCGCCACCCTAAAGATGGAGCTCAAGTCCTTCATCTCCCTTCTCGAGTCCAACAGCAGTGGCCGCCTCTGCTACACCGACGGCTCCGTTTCCTCGTTGCCACCTTGTTCCACTGCCACCACTCAGG CAGCATCAACTTGTAGGAAGAGGAAGGTGGTCGGTTTCAGGGAACCGAACAACAAGGCTGCtgagatggagatggagatggaaGAGGAAGATGCCGACACCACATTCATGAATAAGAAGAAGAGACGGGATAGCGTCGAAACTGTTCTCGAGAGGGCCCGACTCTGCCTTCGGAAGATCCGAGAATTGAAGACTAGCTTTTCATGA
- the LOC116211210 gene encoding uncharacterized protein LOC116211210 isoform X2, translated as MMEQAREELQKLESQHPKRFATLKMELKSFISLLESNSSGRLCYTDGSVSSLPPCSTATTQASTCRKRKVVGFREPNNKAAEMEMEMEEEDADTTFMNKKKRRDSVETVLERARLCLRKIRELKTSFS; from the exons ATGATGGAGCAGGCAAGAGAAGAGTTGCAGAAGCTCGAATCGCAGCACCCGAAACGTTTCGCCACCCTAAAGATGGAGCTCAAGTCCTTCATCTCCCTTCTCGAGTCCAACAGCAGTGGCCGCCTCTGCTACACCGACGGCTCCGTTTCCTCGTTGCCACCTTGTTCCACTGCCACCACTCAGG CATCAACTTGTAGGAAGAGGAAGGTGGTCGGTTTCAGGGAACCGAACAACAAGGCTGCtgagatggagatggagatggaaGAGGAAGATGCCGACACCACATTCATGAATAAGAAGAAGAGACGGGATAGCGTCGAAACTGTTCTCGAGAGGGCCCGACTCTGCCTTCGGAAGATCCGAGAATTGAAGACTAGCTTTTCATGA
- the LOC116211208 gene encoding BTB/POZ and MATH domain-containing protein 4, which translates to MVENSGENLLEGPTSSRSVTETVNGSHKFVIQGYSLAKGMGIGKHIASDNFTVGGFQWAIYFYPDGKNPEDNATYVSVFIALASEGTDVRALFELTLLDQSGKGKHKVHSHFDRSLESGPYTLKYRGSMWGYKRFFRRSALETSDYLKDDCLELNCTVGVVVSSIECPRLHSIPVPESDLGAHFGTLLENMEGSDVTFDVAGEKFRAHKLVLAARSNVFRAKFIDNIGEEKEEMVITDLEPKVFKALLHFIYRDDLSGDVVSIGSSSSTCTSSIADTLTAKLLAAADKYGLERMRLMCESRLCKEISINSVARILALADCCHAKELKAVCLKFAAENLAAVMRSDGFEYLKENCAPLQSELLKTVAGCEEECSSGGGKSRSVWAQLSDGGDSNGRRVRHRAE; encoded by the exons ATGGTGGAGAACTCCGGCGAGAACCTTCTGGAGGGTCCGACGAGCTCGCGTTCCGTCACCGAGACGGTGAATGGATCTCACAAGTTCGTCATCCAGGGGTACTCGCTCGCGAAGGGCATGGGTATCGGCAAGCACATCGCCAGCGACAACTTCACCGTCGGCGGGTTCCAGTGGGCGATCTATTTCTACCCCGATGGAAAGAACCCCGAGGATAATGCCACCTACGTCTCCGTTTTCATTGCGCTGGCGAGCGAGGGAACGGACGTTAGGGCTCTCTTCGAGCTGACGCTGTTGGATCAGAGCGGGAAGGGCAAGCACAAGGTCCATAGCCATTTCGATCGGTCCTTGGAAAGCGGACCCTACACCCTCAAATACCGAGGGAGCATGTG GGGATACAAACGATTCTTCAGAAGATCTGCACTCGAGACATCTGACTATCTGAAGGATGATTGCTTGGAACTTAACTGCACTGTCGGAGTTGTGGTTTCGTCCATAGAGTGCCCTCGGTTACACTCAATCCCTGTCCCTGAATCTGATCTCGGAGCTCATTTTGGTACACTGCTGGAGAATATGGAGGGCTCAGATGTTACCTTTGATGTAGCAGGGGAAAAGTTTCGTGCCCACAAGTTGGTGCTGGCTGCTCGGTCCAATGTGTTCCGAGCTAAATTTATCGACAATATTggggaagaaaaggaagagatGGTCATTACTGATTTGGAACCTAAAGTCTTCAAG GCTTTGCTGCACTTTATCTACAGAGACGATCTCTCAGGAGATGTGGTGTCCATAGGAAGTAGCAGCTCAACATGTACATCGTCTATAGCTGATACCTTGACTGCAAAGCTCTTAGCAGCCGCTGACAAGTATGGTTTGGAAAGAATGAGACTTATGTGCGAGTCCCGTCTCTGCAAGGAGATATCCATAAATTCCGTTGCTAGAATCTTGGCCTTGGCTGACTGCTGCCATGCAAAGGAGTTGAAAGCTGTTTGCTTGAAGTTTGCCGCTGAAAACCTCGCAG CCGTTATGCGATCAGACGGATTCGAGTACTTAAAAGAGAATTGCGCACCACTACAGTCAGAGCTTCTGAAAACTGTGGCGGGCTGTGAGGAGGAGTGTAGCAGCGGAGGTGGAAAGAGTCGGAGCGTGTGGGCCCAACTCTCAGATGGGGGCGACAGTAATGGCCGGAGGGTGAGGCACAGGGCTGAGTAG
- the LOC116211211 gene encoding molybdopterin biosynthesis protein CNX1 produces MAESSGASTTTCGSATAAMIQPEEALRRVLSLAPRLQPVAVPLHEALGKVLAEDIRAPDPLPPYPASVKDGYAVVASDGPGEYPVVTESRAGNDGVGVTVTPGTVAYVTTGGPIPDGADAVVQVEDTELVTDSLDRQKRVRVLVKTNKGADIRPVGFDIKKDSAVLNSGERIGASEVGLLATVGVTMVKVYPTPTIAVLSTGDELVEPSAKSLGRGQIRDSNRAMLLAAAMQQHCRVVDLGIVQDNEEEIERILQTVSSSGIDILLTSGGVSMGDRDFIKPLLKKRGRVHFTKVCMKPGKPLTFAEIDPKLDESTMHNTILAFGLPGNPVSCIVCFYLFVLPAIRHLAGWANPHLLRVQARLQQPIKTDPVRTEFHRATVRLLLNDGSGKPGFVAESTGYQMSSRLLSMKMANALLELPRIDSVLPAGTSVTAIIISDRSDTAIGKTPSSEVVPVLSPPLNPVADKHLDVESRVAILTVSDTVASGAGPDRSGPRAVTVVKSSSEKLGGAKVTATAVVPDDVAKIKEVLLKWSDIDKIDLIITLGGTGFTPRDVTPEATKEVIQKETPGLVYVMMQESLKVTPSAMLSRAAAGIRGSSLIINMPGNPNAVAECMEALLPALKHALKQIKGGKREKHPRHVPHAEAAPVDTWERSYQLASAGGSEHGCSCSH; encoded by the exons ATGGCGGAGAGCAGCGGAGCTAGCACCACCACATGCGGCAGCGCTACGGCCGCGATGATCCAGCCGGAGGAAGCTCTGCGGAGAGTCCTGAGCTTGGCCCCGCGGCTGCAACCCGTCGCCGTCCCGCTTCACGAAGCTCTTGGGAAGGTACTGGCGGAGGATATTCGAGCTCCTGATCCTCTGCCTCCTTATCCGGCTTCAGTCAAG GATGGTTATGCCGTAGTTGCATCAGATGGGCCCGGTGAATATCCTGTTGTGACAGAGTCAAGAGCTGGAAATGATGGAGTAGGAGTGACTGTAACACCTGGAACTGTTGCATATGTGACTACTGGAG GCCCCATACCAGATGGTGCTGATGCAGTTGTCCAGGTTGAGGACACAGAATTGGTAACAGATTCTTTAGACAGACAAAAACGAGTGAGAGTATTGGTCAAAACGAACAAAGGTGCTGATATTCGTCCAGTG ggatttgatataaaaaaagattCTGCAGTACTAAATTCTGGTGAAAGAATAGGTGCTTCAGAAGTTGGACTGCTTGCAACTGTGGGGGTTACGATGGTTAAG GTATATCCGACCCCAACAATTGCAGTGCTTTCAACTGGTGATGAACTTGTGGAGCCATCGGCCAAATCTCTTGGTCGTGGTCAG ATTCGAGACTCCAACCGTGCAATGCTACTGGCAGCTGCTATGCAGCAACATTGCCGTGTTGTCGACCTTGGTATCGTCCAAGATAATGAAGAAGAAATTGAGCGGATCCTTCAAACTGTTTCTTCTTCTGGGATTGACATTCTATTAACTTCTGGAGGTGTCTCCATGGGCGACAGGGACTTCATCAAGCCACTTCTCAAAAAACGAGGCAGAGTACATTTCACTAAG GTTTGTATGAAGCCAGGAAAGCCGCTGACATTTGCAGAGATCGATCCAAAATTGGATGAAAGTACGATGCATAATACTATTCTTGCATTTGGATTACCTGGGAATCCAGTCAGCTGTATAGTCTGCTTCTATCTCTTTGTGCTTCCTGCAATACGCCATCTTGCTGGATGGGCAAATCCACATCTTCTGAG AGTGCAAGCACGTCTTCAGCAGCCCATCAAGACAGACCCGGTTAGGACAGAATTTCATCGTGCCACTGTCAGACTGTTGCTCAATGATGGATCTGGTAAACCTGG TTTTGTTGCCGAGAGCACTGGCTATCAGATGAGCAGCAGGCTTTTGAGCATGAAAATGGCTAATGCATTGTTGGAGTTGCCACGGATAGACTCTGTGTTACCCGCTGGAACATCTGTCACGGCTATTATAATTTCTGATCGAAGTGATACTGCCATTGGCAAGACCCCATCTTCAGAAGTGGTTCCTGTGCTGAGTCCCCCACTCAATCCTGTTGCAGATAAGCATCTAGATGTTGAGTCCAGAGTTGCCATTCTAACTGTTAGTGATACTGTGGCATCAGGAGCAGGACCTGATCGGAG TGGTCCAAGGGCTGTGACAGTTGTAAAGTCCTCATCGGAGAAGTTAGGAGGAGCTAAAGTAACTGCAACTGCTGTGGTCCCGGATGATGTAGCCAAGATTAAGGAGGTCCTGCTGAAATGGAGTGACATCGATAAAATAGATCTTATCATTACACTCG GCGGTACTGGCTTTACCCCAAGGGATGTAACTCCCGAAGCAACGAAGGAGGTGATCCAAAAGGAAACGCCTGGTTTAGTTTATGTGATGATGCAGGAAAGTTTGAAG GTGACTCCTTCTGCGATGCTCTCTCGTGCTGCAGCAGGAATAAGAGGCTCATCACTG ATTATCAACATGCCCGGGAACCCCAATGCCGTAGCCGAATGCATGGAAGCTCTGTTGCCTGCCCTTAAGCATGCGTTGAAGCAGATAAAgggagggaagagagagaagcatCCCCGTCATGTGCCTCATGCAGAGGCAGCTCCTGTAGACACCTGGGAGCGGAGCTATCAGTTGGCGTCAGCTGGTGGTTCAGAGCACGGTTGTTCATGCTCCCACTGA
- the LOC116211212 gene encoding 5-methyltetrahydropteroyltriglutamate--homocysteine methyltransferase produces the protein MGQVSHRPLAAFTSSRRFISVASLSPLHPHSPSGLYRLPVRCFALRSSTPVRAMASHIVGYPRMGPKRELKFALESFWDGKSSAEELQKVAADLRASIWKQMADAGIRYIPSNTFSYYDQVLDTTAMLGAVPARYGWNGGEIGFDTYFSMARGNASVPAMEMTKWFDTNYHYIVPELGPEVKFSYASHKVVEEYKEAKSLGVDTVPVLVGPVSYLLLSKPAKGVEKSYPLLSLVEKILPIYKDVVADLKAAGASWIQFDEPTLVMDLTSHQLQAFTHAYAELELDLSGLDVLIETYFADVSAEAYRTLTSLKGVAGFGFDLVRGTKALDLIKGGFPSGKYLFAGVVDGRNIWANDLASSLTTLQSLGGVIGRDKVVVSTSCSLLHTAVDLANETKLDKEIKSWLAFAAQKIVEVNALAKALAGQKDEAFFSANAVAQASRKSSPRVTNEAVQKAAAALRGSDHRRPTNVSARLEAQYKKSNLPILPTTTIGSFPQTIELRKVRREYKANRISEDDYVKAIEEEISKVVKLQEELDIDVLVHGEPERNDMVEYFGEQLSGFAITLNGWVQSYGSRCVKPPIIYGDVSRPKAMTVFWSSMAQSMTNRPMKGMLTGPVTILNWSFVRNDQPRFETCYQIALAIKDEVEDLEKAGVTVIQIDEAALREGLPLRKSEQAFYLDWAVHSFRITNCGVQDTTQIHTHMCYSNFNDIIHSIINMDADVITIENSRSDEKLLSVFREGVKYGAGIGPGIYDIHSPRIPSIEEIADRINKMLAVLESNILWVNPDCGLKTRKYAEVKPALSNMVAAAKLLRAQLDKAK, from the exons ATGGGCCAAGTCTCTCACCGTCCTCTTGCCGCCTTCACTTCTTCCCGCCGTTTCATATCGGtcgcttctctctctcccctccaccctcactctccctctGGCCTTTACCGTCTCCCCGTCCGCTGCTTCGCCCTCCGTTCCTCAACGCCTGTCAG AGCAATGGCATCCCATATCGTCGGGTACCCTCGGATGGGGCCTAAAAGAGAGCTGAAATTCGCCTTGGAATCGTTCTGGGATGGGAAGAGCAGTGCCGAGGAGTTGCAGAAGGTGGCCGCTGATCTCCGGGCATCCATCTGGAAGCAGATGGCGGATGCTGGGATCAGATACATTCCCAGCAACACTTTCTCTTACTATGATCAAGTATTGGACACCACAGCCATGCTTGGAGCAGTTCCCGCTAGATACGGTTGGAATGGAGGGGAGATTGGATTTGATACCTACTTCTCCATGGCGAGGGGTAATGCTTCTGTACCAGCTATGGAGATGACCAAGTGGTTTGACACCAATTA CCATTACATTGTCCCTGAACTGGGGCCCGAAGTTAAGTTCTCATATGCATCTCATAAGGTAGTCGAAGAGTACAAGGAGGCCAAATCT CTTGGAGTTGATACTGTTCCAGTCCTTGTGGGCCCAGTTTCCTACTTGTTGCTTTCGAAACCAGCTAAGGGTGTCGAGAAATCCTACCCTCTTCTCTCCCTTGTAGAAAAGATTCTTCCAATATACAA GGATGTTGTGGCGGATCTTAAAGCAGCCGGTGCCTCTTGGATTCAGTTTGATGAGCCCACGCTTGTGATGGATCTCACTTCCCACCAGTTGCAAGCATTTACTCACGCCTATGCTGAGCTAGAGTTAGATCTATCTGGTCTGGATGTTCTTATTGAGACATATTTTGCTGATGTGTCTGCGGAAGCATATAGAACACTGACCTCTTTGAAGGGTGTTGCTGGATTTGGTTTTGACTTGGTTCGTGGGACAAAAGCTCTTGATTTGATCAAGGGTGGATTCCCTTCTGGCAAATATCTTTTTGCTGGGGTTGTCGATGGAAGAAATATCTGGGCTAATGATCTCGCCTCTTCCCTCACTACTCTGCAATCTCTTGGAGGCGTGATTGGCAGGG ATAAGGTTGTGGTTTCAACATCCTGTTCTCTTCTCCACACTGCGGTAGACCTGGCGAACGAGACAAAGTTGGATAAAGAGATTAAGTCATGGCTAGCTTTTGCAGCACAAAAAATTGTTGAAGTTAATGCCTTAGCCAAAGCATTGGCTGGACAGAAGGATGAG GCCTTCTTCTCTGCTAATGCTGTTGCTCAGGCTTCAAGAAAATCCTCTCCAAGGGTGACAAATGAGGCAGTCCAGAAGGCA gCTGCTGCACTGAGAGGCTCTGATCATCGCCGGCCCACGAATGTGAGTGCTAGACTAGAAGCTCAGTATAAGAAGTCAAACCTTCCAATTCTTCCTACCACAACCATTGGGTCTTTCCCCCAGACGATAGAACTTAGAAAGGTCCGCCGGGAATACAAAGCTAATAG GATCTCGGAAGATGATTATGTGAAGGCCATCGAGGAGGAAATTAGCAAGGTTGTCAAGCTCCAAGAAGAGCTTGACATTGATGTTTTGGTCCATGGAGAGCCTGAG AGAAACGACATGGTTGAATACTTTGGTGAGCAATTGAGTGGTTTTGCCATCACTCTTAATGGATGGGTGCAATCTTATGGCTCCCGCTGTGTAAAGCCACCAATCATCTATGGAGATGTGAGCCGGCCCAAGGCTATGACTGTCTTTTGGTCTTCAATGGCCCAAAGCATGACGAACCGCCCTATGAAAGGAATGCTCACTGGTCCCGTCACCATTCTCAACTGGTCCTTTGTTAGAAATGACCAGCCAAG GTTCGAAACCTGCTATCAAATTGCTCTTGCCATTAAAGACGAGGTTGAGGATCTCGAGAAAGCTGGTGTCACTGTTATTCAAATTGACGAGGCTGCTTTAAGAGAGGGCCTGCCTCTTAGGAAGTCTGAGCAGGCTTTCTATTTAGACTGGGCAGTTCATTCCTTCAGGATCACAAACTGCGGTGTTCAAGACACTACTCAG ATCCACACCCATATGTGCTATTCCAACTTCAATGACATCATCCACTCGATAATCAACATGGATGCTGACGTCATCACCATTGAGAACTCCCGATCGGATGAGAAGCTCCTCTCTGTATTCCGTGAGGGCGTGAAATATGGTGCCGGCATCGGTCCTGGCATCTATGACATTCACTCACCTAGGATTCCATCCATAGAGGAAATTGCTGATAGGATTAACAAGATGCTCGCAGTCCTCGAGAGCAACATCCTCTGGGTCAACCCTGACTGTGGCCTCAAGACCCGTAAGTATGCTGAAGTCAAGCCCGCTCTCAGCAATATGGTTGCTGCGGCTAAGCTGCTTCGAGCACAGCTGGACAAAGCCAAGTGA
- the LOC116211213 gene encoding protein RESTRICTED TEV MOVEMENT 2, which produces MASINRVSEVFEPSTEWASEEGFDTLLVFLPGFKREEIKVQVTSARNLRIIGERKVGDNRWSHFRKEFPISSNYDSHRISARFDDGILHIKYPKMIVRAEPLTVEEKEAKGKPMGETQKPPETQKPPEPKSELQQPGRPDQKTEPKDSPKPMEHKTKPELQQPGKTDQRKETGEPPKPSHKPEPQTQKADKQKEPDQIPSKTGAEKQPVEKTSRKEDSGPQKSPEKEHKPSEMRGEIAQSSAPPDRDDASETALQRKKKAEEKRAMYMTEEHEKPSESVHGGERKMRKQTRRHLGSNSRRNTESHILTKLNKYGYLINLVVASFLVLALALYIKYKIISRGTIQSENLEGLED; this is translated from the exons ATGGCATCTATTAATCGGGTTTCCGAGGTTTTCGAGCCATCCACGGAGTGGGCATCCGAGGAAGGATTCGACACCCTTCTCGTGTTTCTACCAG GCTTCAAAAGAGAGGAGATTAAGGTGCAAGTTACCTCGGCTCGGAATCTGCGGATCATAGGAGAGCGCAAAGTCGGCGATAACCGATGGAGCCATTTCCGCAAGGAGTTTCCTATCTCATCGAACTATGACTCTCACAGGATCAGCGCGAGGTTCGACGATGGCATTCTCCATATCAAGTACCCCAAGATGATCGTACGTGCCGAGCCTCTAACTGTAGAGGAAAAAGAGGCGAAAGGAAAACCTATGGGAGAAACTCAAAAACCTCCGGAAACTCAGAAACCTCCGGAACCCAAATCTGAGCTGCAACAACCAGGAAGGCCTGACCAGAAGACGGAACCTAAAGACTCTCCAAAGCCTATGGAACACAAAACCAAGCCTGAGCTGCAACAGCCCGGAAAGACCGATCAAAGGAAGGAAACTGGAGAACCTCCCAAGCCTTCCCACAAACCCGAGCCGCAAACTCAAAAGGCTGATAAGCAGAAGGAACCCGATCAAATCCCCTCAAAGACCGGTGCAGAGAAGCAACCTGTCGAGAAAACTAGCAGGAAAGAAGACTCTGGCCCCCAAAAGTCGCCCGAGAAGGAACATAAGCCAAGCGAAATGAGAGGAGAGATTGCTCAGAGTAGTGCACCCCCTGATAGGGATGATGCTTCAGAAACAGCTTTACAGAGGAAAAAGAAGGCTGAAGAAAAAAGGGCTATGTATATGACTGAGGAGCATGAAAAGCCAAGTGAGTCGGTCCACGGTGGTGAAAGGAAGATGAGGAAACAGACGCGCAGGCATTTGGGCAGCAACAGCCGCAGGAACACAGAGAGTCATATACTAACGAAGCTGAATAAGTACGGATATCTCATAAACTTGGTTGTGGCAAGTTTCTTGGTTCTGGCCCTTGCCCTGTACATAAAGTACAAAATAATATCGAGAGGAACAATTCAGTCAGAAAACTTAGAAGGTCTAGAAGACTAA